The Lichenihabitans psoromatis genomic interval ATCGACTTTTCGCAATTCAATCGACAGGCGGTTTGCGGAACAGGCGGCTTCGTAATCGAAGCCAGCGACGAGCCTTACGTCTTTGCCCAGGCAATTTCCTCGAAGCTTTTGGTGTTTCGGGCGAATGAGGATGCGCTCCGCGATCGTGTCCACGATCTCCGAAGCGCGTTTGCGACGGTTGTCGACGGCCGGAATGGGCTCGGGGGCATGTTCGTGGATGTCCTCACGCTTGCGGCCGCGCGGATCGCACGCGATCCCGAACGCCTGCTGCCCCGCCTTGGGCCGCACCTCCTCGATCTTCTGGCGCTTGCGCTTGAGGGTGAGCCCAAGGCGCTCGGCTCGTCGCTGTCCTGCGTCAAAGCCGGGCATCTCGCGCGCGTCGATCGTCACATCGAAGAGCATCTCAGCGATCCGGACCTGTCGCTTGGCGATGTGGCACGCGCCTGCGGGCTATCGCTGCGCTATCTCCATCGCCTGTTTCACGATGCCGGATCGACGGGCCGACAATATATCCGCGACCGACGTCTCGATCTGGCCAACCACCTGTTGCAGCGCGCTCCCACGGGCGGCGGCTCCATCGCAAGCCTCGCCTATCGGGTCGGCTATAGCGATCAGGCGCATTTTTCCCGCGCCTTCAAGGCCAAGTTCGGTCACTCACCAAGCGAAAGTCGCGCCCGCCGAATAACCGACTGAGGCCGGCTTTGGCGCTGGCATCCAAGCTTTTGTGCACGCATCGGCAAGACCACGTGCCGCATCCCTGACTAGCATGGGGTCGTGACAGTTTTGGCGAGCTCGGTTCGCCATAAGAGTGTCCGAGGTGGGCGACGATGAGCTTCAAGATTTCGGTCGATACCGGCGGCACGTTCACGGATGTCGTGGTCAGCGACCCGAGCGGCGCCTTCACGATCGGCAAGGCGCTGACGACTCCGGACCGCATCTTCGAGGGCATGCGCGGCGCCATCACGGCTGCGGCCGAGCAGATGAACCTCTCCTTCGAGCATCTGCTGGCCGAGAGCGACATCCTGATCTATGGCACGACGCGCGCCACCAACGCGATCGTGACCAAGACGGTGGCCAAGACGGCATTCCTCACAACGCGTGGCTTTCCCGATACGCTGGTGCTGAAGGAAGGCGGCAAGTTCCGCCCGCATGATTTCAGCCAGGACTATCCCGAACCCTACATTCCCCGCCGCTACACATTCGAGATCGACGAGCGCGTCGGCTCCTCCGGCACCATCCTGACACCGATCGACATCGATCAGGTGCGCGAGACCCTGGACACGCTGAAGAGCCGTGACTTTCAAGCGATTGCGGTATGTTTTCTCTGGTCGGTGCTCAACCCCGCCCATGAGGAAGCCGTCGGCACCCTGATCGAAGAAAGGCTGCCGGGCGTCACCTACAGTTTATCGTCGCGTCTCATCCCGATCATGCGCGAATACCGCCGCGCCTCGGCGACCGCGATCGACGCCTCCCTGAAACCGCTGATGCAGCGCCACTTGCGCGAGCTCGAATCCGATCTCGGGGCAGCCGGATATCGTGGCAATATCTTCGTCAGCACCGCGGCGGGCGGGTGCAATTCCATCGCGGCCCTCGTCGAGCGCCCGATCTTCACGATCGGATCCGGGCCCGCCATGGCACCCATCGCCGGCATCACCTATTCGCGCATGGAGGGGTTGGGTGAGGACGTCATCATTTGCGACACCGGCGGCACCACCTTCGATGTCGGCGTCGTCCGCGGCGGCAGTCTGACCTATAACCGCGACACCTGGCTCGGCCCTCGCTACACCGGCGACCTTCTCGGAATCGCGGCGGTCGACATGCGGTCGGTCGGTGCGGGGGGCGGCTCTATCGCCTGGATCGACGACGGCGGCCTGATGCGGGTCGGCCCGCAATCCGCTGGTGCGATGCCGGGTCCGGCTTGCTATGGGCGGGGCGGCACGCTGCCGACCGTCTCGGACGCCGCTGCGGTGCTCGGTTATTTCGATCCGGATTATTTCCTCGGCGGCCGCATGACGCTGGATATGGGCGCGGCGCGGCAAGCGATGATCGAGGTGTCCACGACCCTTAAGCTCACCATCGAGGAGACCGCCTGGCGCATCCTGACGCTGGCCGGCGACCTGATGATGCGGGCGATCGTGGACGTGACCATCAACGAAGGCATCAACCCGCGTGAAAGCAGCATCGTGGCGGGTGGCGGAGCGGCCGGCATGAACATCATGTTGATCGCCAAGGAACTTGGCTGCGACCATGTGGTGCTGCCGAAGACCGCCTCGGCGCTCTCGGCGGCCGGCATGCAATATGCCGATATCGTGGCGGAAGAGGTCGGCAGCCTCTACAGCCTGTCGAACCGGTTCGACTTCGAGCGCGTCAACGCGCTGCTCGACATGCTCGAGGCCCGCGTTCTCGGCGTCCGCGACAAGCTTCCCGGGCAAGTCGGCGAATCCAGCCTCGAATTCTATGGCGAGGCTCGTTACCAGGCCCAGGTGTGGGAACTCGATACCCCATTCCCGGACACGCCCCTGCCGTCACGGCGGTTTCGGAGCCAAGAGGACCTCACCTCCTACACCGAGAATTTCCACGCCCTGCACGATCGCATCTTCGCGGTGAAGGATCTCGGAAGTGCGGT includes:
- a CDS encoding AraC family transcriptional regulator; protein product: MSKTYFDLDLSSPTSQSFEGVLGSWEFGAFGVSILQSTPVMYRRRRESCGSHAARILVTVPIEGRIDFSQFNRQAVCGTGGFVIEASDEPYVFAQAISSKLLVFRANEDALRDRVHDLRSAFATVVDGRNGLGGMFVDVLTLAAARIARDPERLLPRLGPHLLDLLALALEGEPKALGSSLSCVKAGHLARVDRHIEEHLSDPDLSLGDVARACGLSLRYLHRLFHDAGSTGRQYIRDRRLDLANHLLQRAPTGGGSIASLAYRVGYSDQAHFSRAFKAKFGHSPSESRARRITD
- a CDS encoding hydantoinase/oxoprolinase family protein — its product is MSFKISVDTGGTFTDVVVSDPSGAFTIGKALTTPDRIFEGMRGAITAAAEQMNLSFEHLLAESDILIYGTTRATNAIVTKTVAKTAFLTTRGFPDTLVLKEGGKFRPHDFSQDYPEPYIPRRYTFEIDERVGSSGTILTPIDIDQVRETLDTLKSRDFQAIAVCFLWSVLNPAHEEAVGTLIEERLPGVTYSLSSRLIPIMREYRRASATAIDASLKPLMQRHLRELESDLGAAGYRGNIFVSTAAGGCNSIAALVERPIFTIGSGPAMAPIAGITYSRMEGLGEDVIICDTGGTTFDVGVVRGGSLTYNRDTWLGPRYTGDLLGIAAVDMRSVGAGGGSIAWIDDGGLMRVGPQSAGAMPGPACYGRGGTLPTVSDAAAVLGYFDPDYFLGGRMTLDMGAARQAMIEVSTTLKLTIEETAWRILTLAGDLMMRAIVDVTINEGINPRESSIVAGGGAAGMNIMLIAKELGCDHVVLPKTASALSAAGMQYADIVAEEVGSLYSLSNRFDFERVNALLDMLEARVLGVRDKLPGQVGESSLEFYGEARYQAQVWELDTPFPDTPLPSRRFRSQEDLTSYTENFHALHDRIFAVKDLGSAVETVSWKVRLTIKLDAPATRHVSVVASGTPTPSGHRRCFFGEAEPVDTPIYKASDIHPGHTIVGPAIIEEPTTTLVVYPTMSVHVGSTGHYRLNIH